The Thermanaerovibrio acidaminovorans DSM 6589 genome contains a region encoding:
- a CDS encoding metallophosphoesterase, which translates to MRGIGPGSSIVNTAKRGVREALVAMGFLPPEMDGGGCILHVSDTPSSTYGYLVRAVRSMGPSVLVHTGDVADEVKLGLWPQLIDEYRRKVGKLARLLDGCGCRLIVTCGNHDDPEVLKEALPWGEIYPRWANLDARGRSISAAHRFKDLERLGDVNLFGHDLEVTTSTEGDRLILNGIERMNLVDPAAMRVRFVRYPPGTDDERTLKRRRGL; encoded by the coding sequence GTGAGAGGGATAGGACCGGGTAGCAGTATAGTCAACACCGCCAAGAGGGGGGTGCGGGAGGCCCTGGTGGCCATGGGCTTCCTTCCCCCGGAGATGGACGGCGGGGGCTGCATCCTCCACGTGTCGGACACCCCCTCATCCACCTACGGCTACCTGGTGAGGGCGGTAAGGTCCATGGGGCCCTCCGTCCTGGTTCACACCGGGGACGTGGCGGACGAGGTGAAGCTGGGCCTCTGGCCCCAGCTGATCGACGAGTACCGCCGGAAGGTGGGCAAGCTGGCGCGGCTCCTGGATGGGTGCGGATGCAGGCTCATCGTCACCTGCGGCAACCACGACGACCCGGAGGTCTTGAAGGAGGCCCTGCCCTGGGGGGAGATCTACCCCCGATGGGCCAACCTCGATGCCCGAGGGCGTTCGATATCCGCCGCCCACCGGTTCAAGGACCTGGAGCGGCTTGGGGACGTTAACCTGTTCGGCCACGATCTGGAGGTGACCACCTCCACCGAGGGGGACCGGCTAATCCTGAACGGCATCGAACGGATGAACCTGGTGGACCCGGCGGCCATGCGGGTTAGGTTCGTCCGGTATCCCCCGGGCACCGACGACGAGAGGACGCTCAAGCGCCGCAGGGGCCTTTAA
- a CDS encoding copper homeostasis protein CutC gives MFVEVIAVSPWEAELVEACGGDRVEFVLDLSCGGLTPSVPEVAAAVRGVSIPVNVMIRPRPGGFQYSPGEMDQMRRSAQAMAEVGARGLVMGFLKDGAVDLDALKSALTWCPGIDFTFHRAIDEASDPVEAARVACGAGVTDLLTSGGPGPIEGNLDRLRRMVEAAGSVRVMAGGGITGENAPRVILHGGVPAVHLGRSVRRDNSPTEPIDSQLLRRMVELVKGV, from the coding sequence TTGTTTGTTGAGGTGATAGCCGTCTCCCCATGGGAGGCGGAGCTGGTGGAGGCCTGCGGTGGGGATCGGGTGGAGTTCGTGCTGGACCTGTCGTGCGGGGGGCTCACCCCATCGGTCCCGGAGGTGGCCGCCGCCGTGCGGGGGGTATCCATCCCGGTCAACGTGATGATCCGTCCAAGGCCGGGAGGCTTCCAGTACTCCCCGGGGGAGATGGACCAGATGCGCAGGTCCGCCCAGGCAATGGCGGAGGTGGGGGCCCGGGGGCTGGTAATGGGATTCCTCAAGGACGGGGCAGTGGACCTGGATGCCCTCAAGTCCGCCCTCACCTGGTGCCCCGGGATTGACTTCACCTTCCATCGGGCCATCGACGAGGCGTCGGACCCGGTGGAGGCCGCCAGGGTGGCCTGCGGCGCGGGGGTGACGGACCTGTTGACCTCCGGCGGCCCGGGGCCCATAGAGGGAAACCTGGATAGGCTACGGCGGATGGTGGAGGCCGCGGGGTCCGTGAGGGTCATGGCCGGCGGGGGCATCACCGGGGAGAACGCCCCTCGGGTGATCCTCCATGGTGGGGTCCCGGCGGTCCACCTGGGCCGATCGGTCAGGAGGGACAACAGCCCCACGGAGCCCATAGACTCCCAGCTCTTGAGGCGGATGGTGGAGCTGGTAAAGGGGGTATAG
- a CDS encoding PTS sugar transporter subunit IIB codes for MKIVLVCFAGMSTSLLVTKMKKAAEERGLQVQIEAVSTADMRESLEGAQVVLLGPQARYMLGEVREAVDGAVPVEVIDSKLYGAMGGAGVLDLAMSLGA; via the coding sequence GTGAAGATCGTTCTGGTATGCTTCGCTGGGATGTCCACCAGCCTTCTGGTCACCAAGATGAAAAAGGCCGCGGAGGAAAGGGGCCTCCAAGTCCAGATAGAGGCGGTGTCCACCGCTGACATGCGGGAGTCGCTGGAAGGGGCCCAGGTGGTCCTCCTGGGGCCCCAGGCCAGGTACATGCTGGGTGAGGTCCGGGAGGCGGTGGATGGGGCAGTTCCGGTGGAGGTCATAGACTCCAAGCTCTATGGCGCCATGGGCGGAGCGGGGGTGCTGGACCTGGCCATGTCCCTGGGGGCTTAA
- a CDS encoding Na/Pi cotransporter family protein, whose translation MIGPGLTLLGGICLFLFGVEESSKASRRALGERERALMARFASGSVGALSLGALLSFVSQSSSVATSFAMGLVDIGALSFGSSIVTMMGSSIGASLMTFVLSMDVSLLGPGFVTLGTLWGAVSNPLSRYGPLIRGMGIVLVGMYMIKAGVSPLMEMGGVMDLVGHLAGRPWSLALLAFLATAAFQSSSAVVALGIAMASTGALGLDGAAWLVVGAHGGSFAPVVLASLGKKLSARRLAVATGIYKVIGALMGVFLVGLFTQRLGAMPPQRGIPVFMGFLTVVNGVVMLPLTGLLADLSARLVSGGLAPGETAYIDDALVGFPEVAFKLLEKELARLADLEDRLLGQLAQLAESRDGAVDGPAMDGLVDLADSCVRYLEAIEDPTPEGVERKKWLAKVALCLRSMAQVMTRDLHPAILRLKGVPVPGLGRAMGEVEEIFSASVGAWVLGDRYFAVRALGRYEPISHRGLGLSAGEGAQELFRLMDLERALVELLRGAVDLARMVIEEGS comes from the coding sequence TTGATAGGTCCGGGGCTCACCCTCCTGGGGGGCATCTGCCTGTTCCTGTTCGGGGTTGAGGAGAGCTCCAAGGCCAGCCGAAGGGCTCTGGGGGAGAGGGAGAGGGCCCTCATGGCCCGCTTTGCCTCTGGCAGTGTGGGGGCCCTGTCGCTTGGGGCGTTGCTGTCCTTCGTGTCCCAGAGCAGCTCGGTGGCCACCAGCTTCGCCATGGGGCTGGTGGACATAGGGGCGTTGAGCTTCGGCTCCTCCATAGTCACCATGATGGGCTCCAGCATCGGGGCCTCCCTCATGACCTTCGTCCTAAGCATGGACGTCTCGTTGCTCGGTCCCGGTTTCGTGACGCTGGGCACCCTGTGGGGGGCGGTGAGCAACCCCCTCTCCCGCTACGGACCCCTCATAAGGGGCATGGGGATCGTCCTGGTGGGCATGTACATGATAAAGGCCGGGGTATCCCCCCTGATGGAGATGGGAGGTGTGATGGATCTGGTGGGGCACCTGGCCGGCAGGCCCTGGTCCCTTGCCCTTTTGGCCTTCTTGGCCACCGCCGCCTTCCAGAGTAGCTCCGCCGTGGTGGCCCTTGGGATAGCCATGGCTTCCACCGGCGCCCTGGGGCTGGATGGGGCCGCCTGGCTGGTGGTGGGGGCCCACGGGGGCTCCTTCGCCCCGGTGGTGCTGGCCAGTCTGGGCAAGAAGCTATCCGCCCGGCGCCTTGCGGTGGCCACCGGGATCTACAAGGTCATAGGTGCCCTGATGGGGGTGTTCTTGGTGGGGCTGTTCACCCAACGTCTTGGGGCCATGCCTCCCCAGCGGGGGATACCGGTCTTCATGGGGTTTCTGACGGTGGTCAACGGGGTGGTCATGCTACCCCTCACCGGTCTTCTGGCGGATCTGTCCGCCCGGCTGGTGTCCGGGGGGCTTGCCCCCGGTGAGACCGCTTACATTGACGACGCCCTGGTTGGGTTCCCGGAGGTGGCCTTCAAGCTCCTGGAGAAGGAGCTGGCCCGGCTGGCGGACCTGGAGGACCGGTTGCTGGGCCAGCTGGCCCAGCTGGCGGAGAGCCGGGATGGGGCGGTGGATGGCCCCGCCATGGATGGGCTGGTGGACCTGGCGGACTCCTGCGTCCGCTACCTGGAGGCCATAGAGGACCCCACGCCGGAGGGGGTGGAGAGGAAGAAGTGGCTCGCCAAGGTGGCCCTGTGTCTGAGGTCCATGGCCCAGGTGATGACCCGGGATCTCCACCCGGCGATCCTGCGCCTCAAGGGCGTTCCAGTGCCCGGGCTCGGCCGGGCAATGGGGGAGGTGGAGGAGATCTTCAGCGCCTCGGTGGGGGCCTGGGTGCTGGGGGACCGCTACTTCGCCGTGAGGGCCCTCGGGCGGTATGAGCCCATCTCCCACCGGGGCCTTGGGCTATCCGCCGGGGAGGGGGCCCAGGAGCTTTTCAGGCTTATGGACCTGGAACGGGCCCTGGTGGAGCTCTTGAGGGGGGCGGTGGACCTGGCCAGGATGGTGATCGAGGAGGGGAGCTGA
- a CDS encoding citrate lyase ACP, which translates to MESRAGTLESSDCLVCVYPSDRVEVRLKGVCARMYPERTRALVEEALCRMGITGALVEIHDQGAILPTLRARLKTALSRAVGGVEG; encoded by the coding sequence GTGGAGTCTCGAGCGGGCACGCTGGAGTCCTCGGACTGTCTGGTGTGCGTGTACCCGTCGGACCGAGTGGAGGTTCGCCTCAAGGGGGTCTGCGCCAGGATGTATCCGGAGCGGACCCGGGCGCTGGTGGAGGAGGCGCTATGCCGGATGGGGATAACCGGTGCGCTGGTGGAGATTCATGACCAGGGGGCCATCCTTCCCACCCTCAGGGCCCGGCTTAAGACCGCCCTGAGCAGGGCCGTTGGGGGTGTAGAGGGATGA
- a CDS encoding tripartite tricarboxylate transporter TctB family protein produces the protein MSVLIGATYTAQAFMLPKAMVGNPWAPLYFPIGLGLLMIALGTLLIVLEVRKAVKGVDDYKRPKFTASSIKLIAGTSAACVTYALIFEDLGFIPSSFLFLGSLLSMINGLKAWKINGVITLGFTFGAWFTFVKIFQINLP, from the coding sequence GTGTCGGTCCTAATCGGTGCGACGTACACCGCCCAGGCCTTCATGTTGCCCAAGGCCATGGTGGGAAACCCCTGGGCCCCGCTCTACTTTCCCATAGGTCTGGGCCTTCTTATGATCGCATTGGGGACGTTGCTGATCGTCCTTGAGGTCCGGAAGGCGGTCAAGGGCGTCGATGATTACAAGAGGCCCAAGTTCACCGCCTCGAGCATTAAGCTGATCGCTGGAACTTCGGCGGCGTGTGTCACCTACGCACTGATCTTTGAGGATTTAGGGTTCATCCCCTCCTCCTTCCTCTTCCTTGGATCCCTGCTATCCATGATAAACGGCCTCAAGGCCTGGAAGATTAATGGGGTGATAACCCTCGGGTTCACTTTCGGTGCCTGGTTTACGTTCGTGAAGATATTCCAGATAAACCTGCCTTAG
- the pap gene encoding polyphosphate:AMP phosphotransferase produces the protein MEKVDLDRKLSKEEFKSLWPPLREKLGEAQRMTKELGIPVMIVFEGWDGAGKGTLMNELIQALDPRGFEVHNVKPDQERLWPPMRRFFQTTPPRGKIGIYNRSWYRRILDGEESDRVFDEITSFERQLAQDGYCIIKLFLHISKKEQRKRLKALEENHATSWRVTQEDWENHRRYDEIAQRVERMIHRTDKGHAPWTLVESHQREYATIKIAQTVLEGLERAVKEAQGRAQSPRVVSSGLGVERALKTSIFKSLDMDQSLSEETYKKELKECQRRLRDVQYSLYKVRRPLVIVFEGMDAAGKGGCIKRLTQNLDPRGYQVVPTSAPNDWERAHHYLWRFWESFPKGGHVGIYDRSWYGRVLVERIEGFCSEEEWRRAFGEINEMERQWADFGAIIVKFWLHVTPDEQLKRFKERQEDPLKRWKITDEDWRNREKWGLYEEAAEEMFMRTSTPEAPWVLVEGNCKRLARVKVLKEVLKRAETLLNI, from the coding sequence TTGGAGAAGGTTGATCTGGACAGGAAGCTGTCGAAGGAGGAGTTCAAGTCCCTGTGGCCACCGCTGAGGGAGAAGCTGGGGGAGGCCCAGCGGATGACCAAGGAGCTGGGGATACCGGTGATGATCGTCTTCGAGGGGTGGGACGGGGCAGGCAAGGGCACCCTCATGAACGAGCTGATCCAGGCGCTGGACCCCAGGGGGTTCGAGGTCCACAACGTGAAGCCTGACCAGGAGAGGCTCTGGCCCCCCATGAGGCGGTTCTTCCAGACCACGCCCCCCAGGGGAAAGATAGGGATCTACAACCGGAGCTGGTACCGGCGCATCCTAGACGGGGAGGAGTCCGACCGGGTCTTCGACGAGATAACATCCTTCGAGCGACAGCTAGCCCAGGACGGCTACTGCATAATAAAGCTCTTCCTCCACATATCGAAGAAGGAGCAGCGTAAGCGCCTCAAGGCCCTGGAGGAGAACCACGCCACCTCATGGCGGGTGACCCAGGAGGACTGGGAGAACCACCGGCGCTACGATGAGATCGCCCAGCGGGTGGAGAGGATGATCCACCGGACCGACAAGGGGCACGCCCCCTGGACCCTGGTGGAGTCCCACCAACGGGAGTACGCCACCATAAAGATAGCCCAGACGGTCCTGGAGGGGCTGGAGCGGGCGGTGAAGGAGGCCCAGGGGAGGGCCCAGTCGCCCCGGGTGGTCTCCTCCGGCCTAGGGGTGGAGAGGGCCCTGAAGACCTCCATATTCAAGTCCCTGGACATGGACCAGAGCCTCTCGGAGGAGACCTACAAGAAGGAGTTGAAGGAGTGCCAGCGGCGCCTTAGGGACGTCCAATACTCCCTGTACAAGGTCCGCCGTCCCCTGGTGATCGTCTTCGAGGGGATGGACGCGGCGGGCAAGGGGGGGTGCATAAAGAGGCTCACCCAGAACCTGGATCCCAGGGGCTACCAGGTGGTCCCCACCTCGGCCCCCAACGACTGGGAGAGGGCCCACCACTACCTGTGGCGGTTCTGGGAGTCCTTCCCGAAGGGGGGACACGTGGGCATATACGACCGGAGCTGGTACGGCCGGGTCCTGGTGGAGAGGATAGAGGGCTTCTGCTCCGAGGAGGAGTGGCGGAGGGCCTTCGGGGAGATAAACGAGATGGAGCGCCAGTGGGCGGACTTCGGGGCCATAATCGTCAAGTTCTGGCTCCACGTCACCCCCGACGAGCAGCTCAAGCGATTTAAGGAACGGCAGGAGGACCCGCTCAAGCGGTGGAAGATCACCGACGAGGACTGGCGAAACCGGGAAAAATGGGGACTCTACGAGGAGGCGGCGGAGGAGATGTTCATGAGGACCAGCACCCCCGAGGCCCCCTGGGTCCTGGTGGAGGGCAACTGCAAGCGGTTAGCCCGGGTCAAGGTGTTGAAGGAGGTCCTGAAACGGGCGGAGACGCTCCTTAACATCTGA
- a CDS encoding tripartite tricarboxylate transporter permease, producing MEVLGYLAQGFLVAMTPVNLVWMVAGSALGTVLGMLPGLGPSTGIALLLPLTFGMRPETALIAMCAIYYGAMFGGSRSSILLNVPGDGAAVASAFDGYPMACKGQAEAALAISAIASFIGGLLSTIAFVLVALPVARFALRFGPPEYFCLMIFALAATAAISKEALLKGMISLVFGLMLSTVGLDFQSGVPRFTFGSQELQMGIDFVVVIIGIYGISEVFVNLEHIADNVAKPVQSKFGRIWITMEQWKKSIGPILRQTPVGFLIGVLPGAGGTIAALMAYNNEKQISKHPEEFGKGAIEGLAAPEAANNACSVGALIPMMTLGVPGSGTTAVMLGALLILGLQPGPLLFEQHPDVAWGIIASMFLGNVVCALINIPLAGALVRVLSVPPKLLYPLVVVLAFLGVYTINFSVMDFYLLTILGLVGYLMKKFKVPTAPLILASVVGASMESSFRQSLMLSNGSLAVFFRSWICLVLLLAAAVSVAWPFISDWRSKRNQGEAVDVPVD from the coding sequence ATGGAAGTTCTAGGCTACCTTGCGCAAGGGTTCCTTGTCGCCATGACACCGGTGAACCTGGTCTGGATGGTGGCGGGCTCCGCCCTTGGAACGGTTTTAGGGATGCTCCCCGGGCTCGGCCCTTCCACCGGTATAGCTCTGCTCCTTCCCCTGACGTTCGGCATGAGGCCGGAGACGGCCCTAATCGCCATGTGCGCCATCTACTACGGGGCCATGTTCGGCGGCTCCAGGAGCTCGATCCTCCTCAACGTCCCCGGTGACGGAGCCGCGGTGGCCTCCGCTTTCGACGGCTACCCCATGGCCTGCAAGGGACAGGCGGAGGCGGCCCTGGCCATATCCGCCATAGCCTCCTTCATAGGCGGGCTCTTATCAACCATCGCTTTCGTATTAGTGGCCCTTCCAGTGGCAAGGTTCGCTCTTAGGTTCGGTCCCCCAGAATACTTCTGCCTCATGATCTTCGCCTTGGCCGCCACCGCCGCCATATCGAAGGAGGCCCTGCTCAAGGGGATGATCTCGCTGGTCTTCGGACTGATGCTATCCACCGTAGGCCTGGACTTTCAGTCCGGGGTCCCCAGGTTCACCTTCGGGTCCCAGGAGCTACAGATGGGGATCGACTTCGTGGTGGTCATCATAGGGATCTACGGCATAAGCGAGGTCTTCGTTAACCTAGAGCACATAGCGGATAACGTGGCGAAGCCCGTCCAGAGCAAGTTTGGACGCATATGGATCACCATGGAACAGTGGAAGAAGAGCATCGGCCCCATCCTCCGGCAGACCCCCGTAGGGTTCCTCATAGGAGTCTTGCCTGGAGCCGGTGGAACAATAGCGGCCCTCATGGCCTACAACAACGAGAAGCAGATATCCAAGCACCCGGAGGAGTTCGGCAAGGGGGCCATAGAGGGACTGGCTGCACCGGAGGCGGCCAACAACGCCTGCTCCGTAGGGGCCCTCATCCCGATGATGACCCTGGGCGTCCCCGGATCCGGGACCACCGCGGTCATGTTGGGGGCACTCCTCATACTGGGTCTCCAACCCGGGCCACTGCTCTTCGAACAGCACCCGGATGTGGCCTGGGGGATAATCGCCAGCATGTTCCTGGGGAACGTGGTTTGCGCGCTGATAAACATACCACTGGCGGGAGCCCTCGTAAGGGTCCTCTCGGTACCCCCGAAGTTGCTATATCCCCTCGTGGTGGTCTTGGCCTTCCTTGGGGTCTACACCATCAACTTCAGCGTCATGGACTTCTACCTGCTGACCATACTGGGGCTGGTGGGATACCTCATGAAGAAATTCAAGGTCCCGACAGCGCCGCTGATCCTGGCCTCGGTGGTCGGAGCATCCATGGAGTCCTCCTTCAGGCAGTCCCTAATGCTCTCCAACGGGTCCCTGGCGGTCTTCTTCAGGTCCTGGATATGCCTGGTTCTGCTGCTTGCGGCGGCGGTTTCCGTTGCATGGCCCTTCATCTCCGACTGGCGCTCCAAGAGGAACCAGGGTGAGGCGGTTGACGTTCCCGTGGATTGA
- a CDS encoding protein-L-isoaspartate O-methyltransferase family protein, translating to MNSSFDSFLSRSTFSNNPVTPLSLLPDNISKKQGVVIVWRDFARRMVEVVRMNGVRDGEVLRVLGEVPRHLFIPSLRGPCEAGDQGALRTAYGDHPLPIGFGQTISQPTMVGRMTELLSPEPPVRVLEVGSGCGYQCAVLARMGCSVVGVERIRDLADWSREVLGGLGMEVSIIHGDGRALGGDLGPFDGIVVSAGCSREDAEGIFGAFGGDGCRMVAPVNVGGGLQRVLVLEMEGGEVRESWQDLCRFVPLLGGVEG from the coding sequence TTGAACTCCTCCTTCGACAGCTTCCTGTCCAGATCAACCTTCTCCAACAACCCGGTCACCCCCCTGTCCCTTTTGCCGGATAATATATCAAAAAAGCAGGGGGTGGTGATCGTGTGGCGGGACTTCGCCCGCAGGATGGTGGAGGTGGTCCGGATGAACGGGGTGAGGGACGGGGAGGTGCTAAGGGTCCTGGGTGAGGTGCCGAGGCACCTGTTCATACCCTCCCTGAGGGGGCCCTGTGAGGCGGGGGATCAAGGGGCGTTGAGGACCGCCTATGGGGATCACCCGTTGCCCATAGGCTTCGGTCAGACCATATCCCAGCCCACCATGGTGGGTCGGATGACGGAGCTTCTCTCCCCCGAGCCCCCGGTTAGGGTGTTGGAGGTGGGGAGCGGTTGCGGCTATCAGTGCGCCGTGTTGGCCCGGATGGGCTGTTCCGTGGTGGGGGTGGAGAGGATCCGGGATCTGGCGGACTGGTCAAGGGAGGTGCTGGGTGGGTTGGGCATGGAGGTATCCATAATCCACGGGGACGGCAGGGCCCTCGGGGGGGATCTGGGGCCCTTTGACGGCATAGTGGTGTCCGCCGGTTGTTCCAGGGAGGATGCGGAGGGCATATTTGGGGCCTTCGGTGGGGATGGGTGCCGGATGGTGGCCCCGGTTAACGTGGGAGGGGGTCTTCAACGGGTGTTAGTGCTGGAGATGGAGGGGGGTGAGGTCAGGGAGAGCTGGCAGGACCTGTGCCGGTTCGTGCCCCTGCTGGGCGGGGTGGAGGGGTGA
- a CDS encoding Ppx/GppA phosphatase family protein has translation MRAAVMDLGTNSFKLLVAQGGEGGVLFIQDVQEVVRLGDGLALTGRFSDASMERALETLGDFLERCEDMQVDVVMAVGTMGFRRASNGEELLAAIRDRFGLQVRIISGEEEAELSFQACGGEGPRVVADVGGGSTELVFGDDGIRGAVSVEVGALFLTDRFLDPSRIPSKDQLDMALLEARRSVREGVAKLPGPLPPDLWGVGGTFTTLASVALGLERYDQDRVHRLSIPVQEVERQLWLYASMTGEERKTIRGMHPKRAHVALGGAVAALAVIRELGAQGVTISARGLRHALMLRLMGDRGL, from the coding sequence ATGAGGGCTGCGGTTATGGACCTGGGCACCAACTCTTTCAAGCTACTGGTGGCTCAGGGGGGAGAAGGGGGGGTCCTCTTCATCCAGGACGTCCAGGAGGTGGTGCGCCTGGGGGATGGCCTGGCGCTCACCGGCCGGTTCTCCGACGCCTCCATGGAGAGGGCCCTTGAGACCCTGGGGGATTTCCTGGAACGTTGCGAGGACATGCAGGTGGACGTGGTGATGGCGGTGGGGACCATGGGCTTTCGCCGGGCATCCAACGGGGAGGAGCTCCTTGCGGCCATCCGGGACAGGTTCGGCCTCCAGGTGCGAATAATCTCCGGGGAAGAGGAGGCGGAGCTGTCCTTTCAGGCCTGCGGAGGGGAGGGCCCCCGGGTGGTGGCGGACGTGGGGGGCGGGAGCACCGAGCTTGTATTCGGGGATGATGGGATCCGGGGAGCGGTGAGTGTTGAGGTGGGGGCCCTGTTCCTGACCGACCGGTTCCTGGACCCGTCCCGGATCCCGTCCAAAGACCAGCTGGATATGGCCCTCTTAGAGGCCCGGCGCTCGGTCCGAGAGGGGGTGGCGAAGCTCCCGGGGCCATTGCCGCCGGACCTCTGGGGGGTTGGGGGCACCTTCACCACCCTGGCCTCCGTGGCGCTGGGGCTCGAAAGGTACGACCAGGACCGGGTTCACCGCCTCAGTATCCCTGTCCAGGAGGTGGAGCGGCAGCTATGGCTGTACGCGTCCATGACCGGTGAGGAGAGGAAGACCATAAGGGGGATGCACCCCAAGAGGGCCCACGTGGCCCTTGGGGGCGCCGTGGCGGCCCTGGCGGTCATCCGGGAGCTGGGGGCCCAAGGGGTTACCATCAGCGCCAGGGGGCTCAGGCATGCCCTCATGCTTCGCCTGATGGGGGATAGGGGGCTTTGA
- a CDS encoding GntR family transcriptional regulator, translated as METGLKSIDPSLMVPIRDVVYENLRQAILDGAMQPGERLVEGELSEKLNVSRMPIREAIRKLEAEGLVEHIPRRGVVVKGFSEEDIIEIYTLREALEALAAVQAVRRATREDIRQIEVAMMEVERLASMGDQADPREVFEANHRFSQLIIEACHMPRLIQIVSTYMGYLERFRRVTMGDPSRREVVIREHRMIFQAIKDGDEARAEALTREHVRGGLEAYLRSFRGRGRSSR; from the coding sequence TTGGAGACCGGATTGAAGTCCATAGACCCGAGCCTGATGGTCCCCATACGAGATGTGGTCTACGAGAACCTACGGCAGGCCATACTGGATGGGGCCATGCAGCCTGGGGAGAGGCTTGTGGAGGGGGAGCTTAGCGAGAAGCTCAACGTTAGCCGGATGCCCATCCGGGAAGCCATAAGAAAGCTCGAGGCTGAGGGGTTGGTGGAGCACATACCCCGAAGGGGTGTGGTGGTCAAGGGTTTCTCCGAAGAGGACATCATAGAGATATACACCCTAAGGGAGGCGCTGGAGGCGCTGGCGGCGGTCCAGGCGGTGCGCAGGGCCACACGGGAGGACATCCGCCAGATAGAGGTTGCCATGATGGAGGTGGAGCGTCTGGCCTCCATGGGGGATCAGGCGGACCCCAGGGAAGTGTTTGAGGCTAACCACCGCTTCTCCCAGCTGATCATTGAGGCCTGCCACATGCCAAGGCTCATCCAGATCGTCAGCACCTACATGGGATACCTGGAGAGGTTCCGTCGGGTGACCATGGGGGACCCTTCTCGCAGGGAGGTGGTGATACGGGAGCACCGGATGATATTTCAGGCCATAAAAGATGGAGATGAGGCCAGGGCGGAGGCACTTACCCGGGAACACGTGCGGGGTGGATTGGAGGCTTACCTGAGGAGCTTCAGGGGACGAGGCAGGTCCTCTAGGTAG
- a CDS encoding Bug family tripartite tricarboxylate transporter substrate binding protein produces the protein MSKVLRRFLFVALTLAVASLSVAGTALAAYPTRPFECIAPAGPGGGWDTTMRMVTKVLTEKKIVPVPMPVVNKPGGGGGVALAYLQKKAGKDDTIAVYSPPLLLIHLTGASPFGYKDVTPIAMLINDFGAFAVPKNSKYKNIKEIMEALKKDPKSVKVGGTSAMGSMDHIQFLAAAKAAGVKDLRSIQYIAFQGGEGLAALMGGHIDLLSTGMAETVGPMQSGDIRVLAITAPKRVKSGPLMTIPTLREAGINAEFVNWRGIFGPKNMPDYAVKYLEDALRKMVNTSEWKEITIRNGWTPSFMGATDFAKFLDKTNEEYKSLLAEVGILK, from the coding sequence ATGAGCAAGGTTCTTCGCAGGTTTCTTTTTGTGGCGTTGACGTTGGCCGTAGCGTCCCTTTCCGTGGCTGGAACGGCCCTTGCCGCCTATCCCACAAGGCCCTTTGAATGTATAGCCCCTGCGGGTCCCGGCGGTGGGTGGGATACCACCATGCGGATGGTCACCAAAGTCCTAACCGAGAAGAAGATTGTGCCGGTCCCCATGCCTGTGGTGAACAAGCCTGGTGGTGGCGGCGGCGTTGCCCTTGCCTATCTGCAAAAGAAGGCCGGAAAAGATGATACCATAGCGGTCTACTCTCCTCCGCTTCTTCTCATCCATCTGACCGGTGCGTCACCATTCGGATACAAGGACGTGACCCCCATAGCCATGTTGATCAACGACTTCGGCGCCTTCGCGGTCCCCAAGAACTCTAAGTACAAGAACATAAAGGAGATCATGGAGGCCCTCAAGAAGGATCCCAAGAGCGTCAAAGTGGGTGGCACCTCCGCCATGGGTAGCATGGACCACATCCAGTTTCTGGCCGCCGCCAAGGCCGCAGGCGTAAAGGACCTGCGCTCTATCCAGTACATAGCCTTCCAGGGAGGCGAGGGACTGGCGGCCCTCATGGGAGGACACATCGACCTCCTCTCCACCGGAATGGCGGAGACCGTGGGGCCCATGCAGTCCGGGGACATAAGGGTGCTGGCCATAACCGCCCCCAAGAGGGTGAAGTCTGGTCCGCTGATGACGATCCCTACCCTAAGGGAGGCGGGGATAAACGCAGAGTTCGTCAACTGGCGGGGTATCTTCGGGCCCAAGAACATGCCGGATTACGCGGTCAAGTACCTGGAGGACGCGCTGAGGAAGATGGTTAACACCTCCGAGTGGAAGGAGATCACCATTCGCAACGGCTGGACCCCCTCCTTCATGGGGGCCACCGACTTCGCAAAGTTCTTGGACAAGACCAATGAGGAGTACAAGTCGCTGCTGGCCGAGGTGGGGATCCTCAAGTAG